The window CTTCCGCACCGGCCTGACCCAGGGCAACACCATGCCCAAGGCCGCGCGCTACATCGCACAGAACCTGAAGATCAAGAAGATCGCGCTGCTCTACGTGAACAACGACTTCGGCAAGGGCGGGCGCGACGCCGTGGTCACGGCGTTCAAGACCTTCGGCGTGGAAGTGGTGGCCGACGTGTCCACCGAGGCCGGCCAGGTCGACTTCTCCGCGCCCATCGTCAAGGTGAAGCAGGCCGGCGCCGAAGGCGTGTTCGTCTACCTGAACGAAGAGGAATCGGCACGTGCGGTGCGCGAGCTGCGCAAGCAGGGCTGGGACAAGCCCATCGTCGGCGACGTGACCCTGCTCGGCCAGAAGGTCATCGACCTGGCCGGCGATGCGGCCAACGGCGTGGTCGGCCATTCGGAGATGTCGGCCGACGCGCCGATTCCCGCCATCAAGGCCGTGCGCGACAAGTTCGTCAAGGAATACAACTTCGTGCCCGACCACAACGGCATCAAGGGCTACCAGGGCGTCTACATGCTCAAGGCCGGCATCGAGAAGGTCGGCAAGTTCGACCGCGTGGCCGTGGCCAAGGCCCTGCACGGCATGACCATCAAGGCGTCCGAGCAGCCCGGCATCCTGATGGACGTGACCTTCGACGACAAGGGCGACATCGACCGCGACAGCTTCCTGATCGAGATCAAGGGCGGCAAGCCGGTGGTGAAGGAAATCCTGCCGCCGCTGGGCAAGCTTTAAGCCGTTCGCGCGGCCCCCGCCGTCGTTCGTGCCGAACCTCCACCCCCGTTCGTGCTGAGCCTGTCGAAGCACCTCGACAGGCCCTTCGACAGGCTCAGGGCGAACGGGGGATGGGTTGTTCGTCCCCTTGCCCCCGCCGTCGTTCGTGCCGAACCTCCACCTCCGTTCGTGCTGAGCCTGTCGAAGCACCTCGACAGGGCCCTTCGACAGGCTCAGGGCGAACGGGGGATGGGTTGTTCATCCTGTTGCCCCCGCGGCCGTTCGTGCCGAACCTCCACCTCCGTTCGTGCTGAGCCTGTCGAAGCACCTTGATTGGACCCTTCGACAGGCTCAGGGCGAACGGGGGATGGGTTGTTCGTCCCCTTGCCCCCGCCGTCGTTCGTGCCGAACCTCCACGTCCGTTCGTGCTGAGCCTGTCGAAGCACCTCGACAGGGCCCTTCGGCAGGCTCAGGGCGAACGGGGGATGGCTTGTTCATCCTGTCGCCCCCGAGGCCGGTCGTGCCGAACCTCCACCTCCGTTCGTGCTGAGCCTGTCGAAGCACCTCGACAGGGCCCTTCGACGGGCTCAGGGCGAACGGGGATGGGTTGTTCGTCCTGTTGCCCCCGCGGCCGTTCGTGCCGACCTCCACCTCCGTTCGTGCTGAGCCTGTCGAAGCACCTCGACAGGGCCCTTCGACGGGCTCAGGGCGAACGGGGGATGGATTGTTCGTCCCGTTGCCCCCGCGGCCGTTCGTGCCGAACCTCCACCTCCGTTCGTGCTGAGCTTGTCGAAGCACTTTGACCAGGCCCTTCGATTGGCTCAGGGCGAATGGGGAGGTAAAAAGGCTGCCAGCGCTTATGTGCTCTGCAGGAACTGTTTCAATTTCAATAGCATTTCCTGCTGATCGGGGGCATCGAGCAACACTGGCGTCTCCGCATTCAGAATGAACGGCTGGCCCCAGGCCGGCCCGTCCTGGGTTTTCGGCACCACGTGGAAATGCAGGTGGTCGGCCCGATCGCCATAGCCCGCATAGTTCAGCTTGTCGCAGGGCACGGCCTTTGCGATGGCGGCGGCCACCAGCGCCACCTCGCGGATGAAGCCGGCGCGTTCTTCCTCGCTCAGTTCGAACAACTCGCGCGCATGGCGCTTGAACAGCACCACGCACCGGCCTCGGTGCGTCTGGTCGCCATAGAGAAATACACGCGTCCAGTCCAGGTCGGCGATGTGGGCCATCACCGGCGCGAGTTCCTCGTTCGTGGCCGTGCAATAGCGGCAAGCCGCCACGGCCTCAACTGCCATAACGGTCGTCCAGGTCCTTGTGGAAATCCAGGTCGACCAGCGCACTGAATTCGGCGTAGCTCACCATGCCGCCGGCGCTGCCCTTGGGCGTGCCCGCGCGCTGCAGTTCGGCCAGCGCGTCCGATACCGCCTTGGCGGCGGTGAACAGCGCCGTGACCGCGTAGAACACCACGGAGAAACCCATTTCCTGCAGGTTGTTGGCGGTAAGCGCGGTGGTTTCGTTGCCGTCGACGATGGAGACGATCTTCGGCCCCTTCACGGCTTTGGCCACGGCCTCCACCTCGGCGATCTTCTTGATGCCGTCGACGAACACCAGGTCCACGCCCGCATCCTGGTACAGGTGCGCGCGACGGATCGCTTCCTCGATGCCCATGGCGGGCAGCGCATCGGTGCGGCCGATGATGAGCAAGTCATCCGCGCCCCGCGCCGCGATGGCGCACTGCAGGCGCCGCACGTTTTCTTCGGCGTCCATGAGGCGGATGCCGGCCATCTGGCCGCAACGCTTGGGCGCCACCTGGTCTTCCAGGTGGATCGCGGCCACGCCGGCCTGGATGTACTCGCGCACCGTGCGGTGGATGTTCGAGGGGCCGCCGTAGCCGGTGTCGGCGTCGGCGATGATGGGGATGTCCACCACGCGGGCCATGTCGCGCGCATGGGTGGTCATCTCGGTCTGGCTCAGGAGGCCGATGTCGGGCGTGCCGAGCCGGCTGGCCGTGGCGCCGAAGCCGGTCATGTAGATGGCCGGGAAGCCGGCCTTCTGCACCAGGCGTGCGGTGATGGCGTCGGGCGCGCCGGGCGCCATCACGATGCGGCCGGACTGGAGCAGTTGCTTGAGCTGGAGGGCAGGGTGCATATCAGTGCCGCCCTTCCGCCCGTAGGCACTGACGCGCCCCCTCGGGGGACAGCGATACGCGAAGCGATGAGCGTGGGGGTTTCATTTCGGTTCCTTGTTGCGGGTTCAGGCCGCCGGCGTGCGCAGGCGGAGGGGTGGCGTCACGGCCTTGGCGGCCTCGCGCGCCGCGTCGCTGGCCAGGCGGAAGGCATCGACCGTGCGACCGACGTGCCCGTTGACGATGGTGGCGAGTTCGTCGAACGCGCCCTCGTCGACGCAGCGGATCATCTGGCGGTGTTCCTCCAGCGAGACGTCGCGCGCGTTGGCGAACTGCTTGGCCATGTTGGTGCGCAGCGCGGCGATCTTGCCCGAGACCAGCGCATAGGCGTTGACCACGTAGGCATTGCCGCTGTGGGTGAACAGCGCCTCGTGGAAGGCCGAGTCGCAGTGCCCATAGGCCACTTCGTCGTCGGCCGCGTCGGCGGCTTCCATGTCGCGGAAGATGGCGCGCAGATCGGCCAGCGTGGCCTCGCGCGCCACCTGGCGTGACAAGGCCGCGCCGTGCAGTTCGAGCATGGCGCGGAAGTCGCAGATCGCACGCACGTCGTCCTCGTCGGGCTGGAACACGTAGCTGCCGCGCTTGGATCGGATCTCGACCAGGCCGGTGGTCTGCAGCAGCGTGAGCGCGTCGCGCACCGGCGTGCGGCTCACGCCGAAGGAGGCGGCCAGCGTTTCCTCGGAGATCATCTGCCCGAGCGCGAACTCGCCATCAATAATCGCCTGCCGCACGCGTTGCGCGACGATGTCCGTCAGCGACTTCGGCATCTCGATCTCGAATTTTTGGGCCATGGGTTTCCTTCTTCGGCCACTGAAGCGGGCTGGGAGCATTGTAGGTTTTTATTGCGCGTAAGGTTCGGTATGCAAGAAACAACTGGTGGGCCGATGTCTTCGATGGCGGTGGACTGGGCGCGCCCCTGGCTGGGCGCCTGGCGCACACACGGCGAGTCGGCACTGACGGAAGTCGCGCGCGGCCTGCCGGTGGCCGAAGCCCTGGGCCGCATGGCCGCGGCGCCGGTGCGTTTCGTGCCGCAGGCCGCGCTGCCTGCGGGTGTCGCCTACGAGGAATACATCTTCCGCACCCGCACCGTGCCCACGCGCGACAACCTGCACGATTTCTTCAACGGCCTGTGCTGGCAGCGCTTCCCCGCCACCAAGACGCGGATCAACCAGTTGCAGGCGGCGGAGATCAGGGCGCAGGGCATCCGGCCGCAACGCGGCCCGGTGCGCGATGCGCTCACGCTGTTCGACGAGAACGCCGCCTTCCTGATCGCGCCGCCGCCGCTGTGGCAGGCGCTGGCCGCACGCGACTGGCACCGGTTGTTTGTTGGCTTGCGTCCGCTGTGGGCCCACGCGCAGCTGGTGCTGTTCGGCCATGCGCTGCTCGAGAAGCTGGCCGCGCCGCGCAAGGCGATCACCGCGCACGTCTATACCGGCGTGACGCCAGCGGCGGCGGACGGCGACGACCTGGACCGCACCGTCGCCGCGAGCCTTGCCGCGCCGACGCTGGCCCGCAAGCCCTTCTTGCCCTTGCCAGTTCTGGGCGTACCCGGCTGGTGGACCGGAAACGAGGATTTTTCCTTCTATGATGACCCGTTTGTCTTTCGGCCCGCCCGCGTCTCCATAACCAACACAACCAACGACGCGGCATGACAACCGCTTGATGTGGGCTCGCCTGCCCTCATCTTGGGCGTCAGGGCCAAACCAACTCGACCCTACGGAGAATCCATGAAACGCATCGTCTTATTCGTGTTGACCAACGTCGCCATCGTGGCGGTGCTGGGCATCGTCGCCAGCCTGCTCGGTGTGAACCGCTACCTCACGGCCAACGGCCTGAACCTGGGCGCGCTGCTCGGCTTCGCGCTGGTGATGGGCTTCGGCGGCGCCATCATCTCGCTGCTGATCAGCAAGCCCATGGCCAAGTGGTCGTCGGGCGTGCGCGTCATCGAACAGCCGCAGAATGCCGACGAAGCCTGGCTCGTCGACACCGTGCGGCGCCTGGCCGACAAGGCCCAGATCGGCATGCCCGAAGTCGGCGTGTTCGAAGGCGACCCGAACGCCTTCGCCACCGGTGCCTTCAAGAACTCCGCGTTGGTGGCCGTGTCCACCGGCCTCTTGCAGGGCATGACGCGCGAAGAGATCGAGGCCGTGCTCGGCCACGAGGTGGCGCACGTGGCCAACGGCGACATGGTGACCATGACCCTGATCCAGGGCGTGATGAACACCTTCGTGGTGTTCCTGAGCCGCGTGATCGGCTACGCCGTGGACAGCTTCCTGCGCAAGGGCGACGACCGCAATGCCGGCCCCGGCATCGGCTACTACGTGACCACCATCGTGCTCGACATCGTGCTCGGCTTCGCCGCCGCCATCGTCGTGGCCTGGTTCTCGCGCCACCGCGAGTTCCGCGCAGACGCCGGTGCCGCCCAGCTCATGGGCCGCCGCCAGCCGATGATCAACGCCCTGGCCCGCCTGGGCGGCATGCACACGGCCGAACTGCCCAAGAGCGTGGCTTCGCTGGGCATCGCCGGCGGCATCGGCAAGCTGTTCTCCACGCATCCGCCGATCGAGGAGCGCATCGCCGCCCTGCAGAACGCCCAGGGTTGATACTTGCGGGCACTTCGACGGGGCTTAGGGCGAACGGGTGTTCGGGCTCGACACGACGGCGTCTTGAAGTCCGGTTGGGTTCGACACGGACAGGTGCCCCGGTCCGTTCGGGCTGAGCCTGTCGAAGCCTCTTTTCCAGACAAGACATCAAAAATGCCTAGCCTTCGTTTCGAATGGGCGCGGATCGACGATCTGAGCGCCCGCGCCTTCCATGCCGCCATCGCCCTGCGCGAATCGGTTTTCGTGGTCGAGCAGAACTGCGCCTACCAGGATGCCGACCCTTACGACCTGCGCTGCTGGCACCTGCTGGCCTGGTCGGGCGAGACGCTCGCGGCTTGCCTGCGGGTGACGGACCCGGGCACCAAATACCCCGAGCCCTCGCTCGGCCGCGTGGCGAGCTCCTCCGCCTTCCGCGGGCAGGGCGTGGGGCGGCGGCTGATCGCCGAAGCGCTGAAGCGCTGCGACGAAGTCTGGCTCGGCCGTTCCAACCGGATCAGTGCGCAGCACTACCTGCTGAGGTTCTACCAGAGCTTCGGCTTCGTGCCGGTGTCCGGGGTCTATCTCGAAGACGGCATCGAGCACATCGAGATGCTGCGGCCCTGATCAGCCCAGGATCTCCGCCAGCGCATCCACGAAGCGCTGGTTGTCCTCCGCCGTGCCCACCGACACGCGCAGGTAGTTCTCGAACCCGCGCTCCTTCCAGGCCTTGGTGATCACGCCGCGTGCCAGCAACGCTTCGTGCACCGGGGCGTTGGGCCGGCCGAGGTCGATGAACAGGAAGTTGGTGGCCGACGGGGCGATGCGCAGGCCGGCCACATCGAGCCCGCGCAGTTGCCTCACCAGCACCTCGCGTGCGGCCACCGTGCGGGCGACGCTGGCCTGCATGTGGGCCGGGTCCGACAGCGCCGCCAGCGCCGCCATCTGCGCGGCCATGTTCACGTTGAAGGGCGTGCGCACGCGGTGCAGCAGGCCGGCGAATTCGGCGCTGCTGGCGATGCCGTAGCCCACGCGCAGGCCGGCCAGGCCCCAGGCCTTGGAGAAGGTGCGCAACACGATCCAAGGGCGGGGCTGGGCCGAGAGTTCGGCCACGGCGTCGGGAAAGCCGGGGCTGTGCAATGCGTATTCCACATAGGCTTCGTCGACGACCAGCACCGCGTCCTCGGGGGCGGCGGCGACGATGCGGCGGAACGCGGCGGTATCGAGCATGCAGCCGACCGGGTTCGACGGATTGGCCAGGAACACCAGCTTGGCGCCGCCGGCGAGTGCGGCGCACCAGGCGTCCACGTCGAATTCGAGCGCCGAGGTGACCGGCACCATGGTCACCTGCGCGCCCATCATGCGCGGATAGATCTCGTGCAGGCCGAACGAGGGCAGCAGGGTCACCACCCGGTCCCCGGGCGTGAGGAACACCTGGCACAGCACCTCGAGCAGGTTCTCGGAGCCGTTGCCCACTACGATGCGCTCGGCGGGCGCGCCGGTCCACCGGGCGATGCCCTCGCGCAGCGCGCCAGCGTTGGCGTCGGGGTAGGTGCCGGCCTGCGCGGCCAGGCCGGCCAACGCCTGCGCCACGGCCGGGCTGGCGCCATAGGGGTTCTCGTTGCTGCCCAGGCGCGCGATGTGGGCCACGCCGTAGCGCGCGCGCACCGCCGCAGAGGACAGGCCGGCGTTGTAGGCCGGCAGGCCGCGCACTTCGGGGCGGGCCAGGGCCGAGATGGACGATGCGGTGGAGGGCTGGGCGGGGGCGAGTGTGGAAGTCATGGTGTGTCCTGGTGTGCGGGTGCGGGATGTGGGTCGAAAATCTTGCCGGGGTTGAGCAGGCCCAGCGGATCCAGGGCCTGCTTGATGGCGCGCATGGCGGCCAGTTCGGCCGGGCTGCGGCTGG of the Rhodoferax koreense genome contains:
- a CDS encoding DUF3025 domain-containing protein yields the protein MSSMAVDWARPWLGAWRTHGESALTEVARGLPVAEALGRMAAAPVRFVPQAALPAGVAYEEYIFRTRTVPTRDNLHDFFNGLCWQRFPATKTRINQLQAAEIRAQGIRPQRGPVRDALTLFDENAAFLIAPPPLWQALAARDWHRLFVGLRPLWAHAQLVLFGHALLEKLAAPRKAITAHVYTGVTPAAADGDDLDRTVAASLAAPTLARKPFLPLPVLGVPGWWTGNEDFSFYDDPFVFRPARVSITNTTNDAA
- the htpX gene encoding protease HtpX translates to MKRIVLFVLTNVAIVAVLGIVASLLGVNRYLTANGLNLGALLGFALVMGFGGAIISLLISKPMAKWSSGVRVIEQPQNADEAWLVDTVRRLADKAQIGMPEVGVFEGDPNAFATGAFKNSALVAVSTGLLQGMTREEIEAVLGHEVAHVANGDMVTMTLIQGVMNTFVVFLSRVIGYAVDSFLRKGDDRNAGPGIGYYVTTIVLDIVLGFAAAIVVAWFSRHREFRADAGAAQLMGRRQPMINALARLGGMHTAELPKSVASLGIAGGIGKLFSTHPPIEERIAALQNAQG
- a CDS encoding GNAT family N-acetyltransferase translates to MPSLRFEWARIDDLSARAFHAAIALRESVFVVEQNCAYQDADPYDLRCWHLLAWSGETLAACLRVTDPGTKYPEPSLGRVASSSAFRGQGVGRRLIAEALKRCDEVWLGRSNRISAQHYLLRFYQSFGFVPVSGVYLEDGIEHIEMLRP
- a CDS encoding GntR family transcriptional regulator; translated protein: MAQKFEIEMPKSLTDIVAQRVRQAIIDGEFALGQMISEETLAASFGVSRTPVRDALTLLQTTGLVEIRSKRGSYVFQPDEDDVRAICDFRAMLELHGAALSRQVAREATLADLRAIFRDMEAADAADDEVAYGHCDSAFHEALFTHSGNAYVVNAYALVSGKIAALRTNMAKQFANARDVSLEEHRQMIRCVDEGAFDELATIVNGHVGRTVDAFRLASDAAREAAKAVTPPLRLRTPAA
- a CDS encoding histidinol-phosphate transaminase — its product is MTSTLAPAQPSTASSISALARPEVRGLPAYNAGLSSAAVRARYGVAHIARLGSNENPYGASPAVAQALAGLAAQAGTYPDANAGALREGIARWTGAPAERIVVGNGSENLLEVLCQVFLTPGDRVVTLLPSFGLHEIYPRMMGAQVTMVPVTSALEFDVDAWCAALAGGAKLVFLANPSNPVGCMLDTAAFRRIVAAAPEDAVLVVDEAYVEYALHSPGFPDAVAELSAQPRPWIVLRTFSKAWGLAGLRVGYGIASSAEFAGLLHRVRTPFNVNMAAQMAALAALSDPAHMQASVARTVAAREVLVRQLRGLDVAGLRIAPSATNFLFIDLGRPNAPVHEALLARGVITKAWKERGFENYLRVSVGTAEDNQRFVDALAEILG
- a CDS encoding ABC transporter substrate-binding protein, whose product is MNFPRRSLIAAAVLAATCVNLPAWAQAQTLKIANVVELSGAGATAGTMFKSGIELAVKDINAAGGILGRKIEVMNMDTQTNPGVAKALVVKAIDEGVFAIYGPVFTGSILISQTETRRAEIPNFTAAAGALVTQQGSPYIFRTGLTQGNTMPKAARYIAQNLKIKKIALLYVNNDFGKGGRDAVVTAFKTFGVEVVADVSTEAGQVDFSAPIVKVKQAGAEGVFVYLNEEESARAVRELRKQGWDKPIVGDVTLLGQKVIDLAGDAANGVVGHSEMSADAPIPAIKAVRDKFVKEYNFVPDHNGIKGYQGVYMLKAGIEKVGKFDRVAVAKALHGMTIKASEQPGILMDVTFDDKGDIDRDSFLIEIKGGKPVVKEILPPLGKL
- a CDS encoding isocitrate lyase/PEP mutase family protein, with amino-acid sequence MHPALQLKQLLQSGRIVMAPGAPDAITARLVQKAGFPAIYMTGFGATASRLGTPDIGLLSQTEMTTHARDMARVVDIPIIADADTGYGGPSNIHRTVREYIQAGVAAIHLEDQVAPKRCGQMAGIRLMDAEENVRRLQCAIAARGADDLLIIGRTDALPAMGIEEAIRRAHLYQDAGVDLVFVDGIKKIAEVEAVAKAVKGPKIVSIVDGNETTALTANNLQEMGFSVVFYAVTALFTAAKAVSDALAELQRAGTPKGSAGGMVSYAEFSALVDLDFHKDLDDRYGS
- a CDS encoding HIT family protein, producing the protein MAVEAVAACRYCTATNEELAPVMAHIADLDWTRVFLYGDQTHRGRCVVLFKRHARELFELSEEERAGFIREVALVAAAIAKAVPCDKLNYAGYGDRADHLHFHVVPKTQDGPAWGQPFILNAETPVLLDAPDQQEMLLKLKQFLQST